One Thermodesulfobacteriota bacterium DNA segment encodes these proteins:
- a CDS encoding VOC family protein, with protein MFKNTKAFSGFSVNEIEEAKRFYGKTLGLEVSESHGMLNLHIAGGANILIYPKPNHTPATFTILNFPVDDIEQAVKELTGRGVRFEIYDLDEIKTDEKGIFRGEGPKIAWFKDPAGNILSVLEE; from the coding sequence ATGTTCAAAAACACAAAGGCATTCAGCGGTTTTTCTGTAAACGAAATAGAAGAAGCCAAGAGGTTTTACGGCAAAACGCTCGGGCTCGAGGTTTCGGAATCGCACGGCATGTTAAACCTGCACATTGCGGGCGGCGCGAATATATTGATTTATCCCAAGCCTAATCATACTCCGGCGACTTTTACGATTCTTAATTTCCCCGTGGACGATATCGAACAGGCGGTGAAGGAATTGACCGGGCGCGGCGTGCGGTTCGAGATTTACGACCTGGACGAGATCAAGACGGACGAAAAAGGCATATTCCGCGGTGAAGGGCCCAAGATAGCTTGGTTCAAAGACCCCGCGGGAAATATATTGTCAGTGCTGGAAGAGTGA
- a CDS encoding alpha/beta hydrolase — protein sequence MITGLKTLNTFILILTLALVVGCKSGEEADDGAVDTLKKRGYAPVNGLKMYYEVHGASNGRNPPLVLLHGGGSTIDTSFGEVLRSFARTRQVIAFEQQGHGHTADIADRPFTFEQSADDAATLLQHFNIDRADFFGYSNGGSIALQVAIRHPEIVRKLVVASAIFERDGLYPQFWESMQRATPEDMPPELRDAYLRVAPNPQDFPAFFAKCVKRMLEFKDWPPQDIQSIDAPTLVIVGDADVVRPEHAVRMFRLLPNSQLAVLPGTDHMALVERSDWLVTMVEAFLDAPMPSPRHMKITNE from the coding sequence ATGATCACAGGGCTCAAGACCTTAAACACGTTCATCCTGATCTTAACGTTGGCCCTTGTCGTGGGATGCAAATCGGGTGAAGAGGCTGACGACGGCGCGGTCGATACGCTCAAGAAGCGGGGTTACGCTCCCGTGAACGGCCTCAAAATGTATTACGAGGTTCACGGCGCTTCTAACGGCCGGAATCCGCCGCTCGTGCTGCTTCACGGAGGCGGATCGACGATCGATACCTCCTTCGGAGAGGTTCTCCGGTCTTTTGCACGGACAAGGCAGGTCATCGCATTCGAGCAGCAGGGACACGGCCACACGGCGGACATTGCGGATCGCCCGTTTACCTTCGAGCAGTCGGCTGACGACGCCGCGACACTCCTTCAGCATTTCAATATCGATCGGGCTGATTTCTTCGGCTATAGCAACGGGGGAAGTATCGCTCTGCAAGTCGCAATACGGCATCCGGAGATCGTGCGCAAATTGGTTGTCGCCTCGGCCATTTTCGAGCGCGACGGACTTTATCCGCAGTTCTGGGAGTCTATGCAGCGTGCGACCCCGGAGGACATGCCCCCGGAATTGCGGGACGCCTATCTCCGTGTTGCACCGAATCCGCAAGACTTTCCCGCGTTCTTCGCCAAGTGCGTGAAACGTATGCTTGAGTTTAAGGACTGGCCCCCTCAGGACATTCAGTCGATCGATGCGCCGACTCTTGTCATAGTCGGGGATGCCGACGTCGTCCGCCCCGAGCACGCGGTGCGGATGTTCCGCCTGCTCCCGAATTCACAGCTCGCGGTGCTGCCGGGCACTGATCACATGGCACTCGTGGAGCGTTCCGACTGGCTGGTCACGATGGTCGAGGCGTTTCTCGACGCGCCTATGCCGTCGCCCAGGCATATGAAAATTACTAACGAGTGA
- a CDS encoding SgcJ/EcaC family oxidoreductase — protein sequence MGINKTNKESEIRKLIDDWRDAMRGGDIDAIMSFYAPDIRLFDIIPPLEHKGQEAYRKIWDMCLPAFEGPIECEVRDLRITAGDDMAFSHGLYRFWGTMTDGKKMDMWARGTVCYRKLDGKWMIVHDHHSVPIDMSTNQALFDLKP from the coding sequence ATGGGCATAAACAAGACGAATAAGGAATCGGAGATCAGAAAGCTTATCGACGATTGGAGAGACGCCATGCGTGGGGGAGACATCGACGCTATAATGTCGTTCTACGCTCCCGATATAAGGCTCTTCGATATCATTCCGCCGCTCGAACACAAAGGGCAGGAGGCATACAGGAAGATCTGGGATATGTGCTTGCCGGCTTTCGAGGGCCCTATAGAATGCGAGGTCCGCGACCTCAGAATCACCGCAGGCGACGACATGGCGTTCAGCCACGGACTCTACCGCTTCTGGGGAACTATGACTGACGGAAAAAAGATGGATATGTGGGCGCGCGGGACCGTTTGCTACAGGAAACTGGACGGAAAATGGATGATCGTGCACGATCACCACTCCGTGCCCATAGATATGTCGACGAACCAGGCGCTTTTCGACCTGAAGCCTTAG
- a CDS encoding YciI family protein translates to MATEPISEYILLFRGTHWFKGLSPEEIQQIVDRMHAWLDGLTAEGKAKAGQPLMFEGKVVSQKNGRVVSDGPFAESKEAIAGYFLLKVDSLDEAVQIAKNYPGLNYGATVEVRPVAPECAASLALLDKIEEEKASHSGAPQYA, encoded by the coding sequence ATGGCTACAGAGCCGATTTCAGAGTATATATTGTTATTCCGGGGCACCCATTGGTTCAAGGGCCTCTCGCCGGAGGAGATTCAGCAGATAGTCGACCGGATGCACGCCTGGCTCGACGGGTTGACAGCCGAAGGCAAGGCCAAGGCCGGGCAGCCGCTCATGTTCGAGGGCAAAGTCGTCTCGCAGAAGAACGGCAGGGTAGTGTCGGACGGCCCCTTTGCGGAATCCAAGGAAGCGATCGCCGGATATTTTCTCCTTAAAGTAGACAGTCTCGACGAGGCTGTCCAAATCGCCAAAAACTACCCGGGCCTGAATTACGGCGCGACAGTCGAGGTAAGGCCTGTCGCCCCCGAGTGCGCGGCCTCGCTTGCCCTCCTCGACAAGATCGAGGAAGAAAAGGCGTCTCATTCGGGCGCGCCGCAATACGCCTGA
- a CDS encoding sigma-70 family RNA polymerase sigma factor gives MQKHRTAGSDIAPGKDRGEITEVVEHCFRHESGKIVSTLTRIFGARHLNLAEDVVQEALARALQTWPYYGVPRNPAAWLTQVSKNLALDLIRRDKVFRNKQTDIAVLMESAPAFSGGEDAVSFKDEIRDDRLWMMFMCCHPSVPREAQVALALKTLCGFSPGEIAKAFLTSEAAIAKRLTRAKRRIRDASIPFELPAGDELRERLDGVLHTIYLLFNEGYKASGGHELIRKELCHEAVRLCALLAGHPVGNRPHVHALLALMLLNAARLPARMSADGDILRLKEQDRSLWDQAMIARGLYHLVLSTESDEASVYHLQAGIAACHAAARDYKSTDWRRILHYYDLLTAIDDSPVAALNRSVAVAYVHGPRAGIEAVEAIRNLDHLESYYLLYAVLGEFEERLNNRKAAAEYFRKSLELTTIKSERKFFMKKIRALESGRSGG, from the coding sequence ATGCAGAAGCACCGGACTGCCGGTTCCGATATCGCCCCTGGAAAGGATCGCGGGGAGATAACCGAGGTCGTGGAGCATTGTTTCCGCCACGAATCGGGGAAGATCGTCTCCACGCTCACGAGGATATTCGGCGCAAGGCACCTGAACCTCGCTGAGGACGTCGTCCAGGAGGCGCTCGCCAGAGCGCTTCAGACGTGGCCCTATTACGGCGTCCCCCGGAACCCTGCCGCATGGCTCACGCAGGTCTCGAAGAACCTGGCGCTCGATCTGATAAGGCGCGACAAGGTCTTCCGGAACAAGCAAACCGATATCGCCGTTCTCATGGAGAGCGCTCCGGCATTTTCGGGAGGAGAGGACGCTGTGTCATTCAAGGACGAGATCAGGGACGACCGCTTGTGGATGATGTTCATGTGCTGTCACCCTTCTGTCCCTCGGGAAGCGCAGGTGGCGCTCGCGCTCAAGACCCTTTGCGGATTCAGCCCGGGAGAGATCGCGAAGGCGTTCCTGACGTCCGAGGCTGCGATCGCAAAGAGGCTTACGCGCGCGAAACGGAGGATACGCGATGCGTCTATCCCGTTCGAGCTGCCGGCCGGCGACGAGCTCAGGGAGCGTCTCGACGGCGTGCTCCACACTATTTACCTATTGTTCAACGAAGGATACAAGGCCTCCGGGGGCCATGAACTCATCAGAAAGGAGCTTTGCCATGAAGCGGTCCGCCTGTGCGCTTTACTCGCCGGGCACCCGGTCGGCAACCGGCCTCACGTCCATGCGCTCCTCGCGCTGATGCTCCTCAACGCCGCGCGGCTCCCGGCGAGGATGAGCGCTGACGGGGACATCCTCCGGCTGAAAGAGCAGGACCGGTCGCTGTGGGACCAGGCCATGATAGCCAGGGGTTTATATCATCTCGTGCTGTCGACCGAGAGCGACGAGGCGAGCGTTTATCACCTTCAGGCGGGCATCGCCGCCTGCCACGCTGCGGCAAGGGACTACAAATCGACTGACTGGCGGCGTATACTCCACTATTACGATCTCCTGACTGCGATCGACGATTCTCCCGTGGCGGCCCTCAACCGCTCGGTGGCGGTCGCCTATGTGCACGGTCCCCGTGCCGGGATCGAGGCGGTCGAGGCTATCCGCAACCTCGATCATCTCGAATCTTATTATCTCCTCTACGCGGTCTTGGGCGAGTTCGAGGAGCGGCTCAATAACAGGAAGGCCGCGGCGGAATATTTCCGCAAATCGCTCGAGCTCACGACGATAAAGTCGGAGCGCAAGTTCTTCATGAAAAAGATACGCGCGCTCGAGAGCGGCCGCAGCGGCGGCTGA
- a CDS encoding nitronate monooxygenase has translation MDSDFWPAQTKKLRDMTGIDHPIIQAPMAGGPTTPELVAAVSNAGGLGSFPGGYLSPDEIDSAIGKIRSLTDKPFAVNLFVPEKSRRKKTPQRVMKKLGEIAREVGAELPVENEIQDFPFDDQLGVILDNDVPVFSFTFGIPKRKHIKELRRRKVTVIGTATCVEEGAMLEEAGCSAVVAQGSEAGAHRGTFAKTESLPMIGGISLVPQLADKVGIPVICSGGIMDGRGIAAALALGASAVQMGTAFLSCDEAAVPAPWLEALGNSLDSSTVVTRVYTGKYARGIRNRFYDEMSALEDKLPDYPIQNYLTRPIRSVSRSKGNPEYMSLWAGQGSPMSRRCPAGELVRMLVEEYKETFRRLRG, from the coding sequence ATGGATTCCGATTTCTGGCCCGCGCAGACGAAAAAGCTCCGCGACATGACCGGTATAGATCATCCCATAATCCAGGCGCCTATGGCGGGCGGGCCGACTACGCCCGAGCTTGTCGCTGCCGTGTCGAACGCTGGGGGGCTGGGCTCCTTCCCGGGCGGATACCTTTCGCCCGATGAGATAGATTCCGCGATAGGGAAGATACGCTCGCTCACCGATAAACCTTTTGCCGTAAACCTGTTCGTACCCGAAAAATCGCGGCGAAAGAAGACGCCGCAAAGGGTGATGAAGAAGCTCGGGGAGATCGCGCGAGAGGTCGGCGCCGAGCTTCCGGTAGAGAACGAAATACAGGACTTCCCATTCGACGACCAGCTTGGTGTTATTCTCGACAACGACGTGCCCGTATTCAGCTTCACGTTCGGAATTCCGAAGCGGAAGCACATCAAAGAGCTCCGGAGGAGAAAAGTCACGGTCATAGGGACGGCCACCTGTGTCGAAGAAGGGGCTATGCTCGAAGAGGCAGGCTGCAGCGCGGTGGTTGCGCAGGGGAGTGAGGCGGGAGCGCACAGGGGGACGTTCGCGAAGACGGAAAGCCTGCCCATGATCGGCGGAATATCGCTCGTGCCCCAATTGGCCGATAAAGTCGGCATACCCGTCATATGCTCGGGAGGCATAATGGACGGGCGGGGTATAGCGGCAGCGCTCGCCCTGGGCGCGTCCGCAGTGCAGATGGGTACAGCGTTCCTGAGCTGCGACGAAGCGGCTGTCCCTGCGCCGTGGCTCGAAGCGCTCGGGAATTCCCTCGATTCGAGCACGGTCGTGACGAGGGTGTATACAGGGAAATACGCGCGAGGCATAAGGAACCGTTTTTACGACGAGATGTCGGCACTCGAGGACAAGCTCCCTGATTATCCGATCCAGAACTATCTCACGCGGCCTATAAGATCGGTGTCGCGATCTAAGGGCAATCCCGAATACATGTCCCTCTGGGCGGGGCAGGGCTCGCCCATGTCGAGGAGATGCCCGGCAGGAGAGCTCGTGCGTATGCTGGTCGAGGAATACAAGGAAACCTTCCGCCGCTTGAGAGGGTGA
- a CDS encoding GFA family protein — protein sequence MKRQLEGGCLCGEVRYRISGEIIDAGYCHCRICRRASGAPVVAWLTVPAGSFSYLQGTPSVYRSSAQSQREFCRGCGTQLVFRRSEGPVTVDVTTASLDDPSLVRPEYHIWRESRIKWFETADSLPRHEDAGPDKE from the coding sequence ATGAAGAGACAGCTCGAAGGCGGCTGCCTGTGCGGTGAGGTCCGTTACAGAATAAGCGGCGAGATAATCGACGCCGGGTACTGCCACTGCAGGATATGCCGGCGCGCTTCGGGAGCGCCCGTGGTCGCATGGCTCACAGTCCCCGCCGGCTCTTTCTCTTACCTGCAGGGGACGCCCTCCGTCTACCGCTCGTCGGCGCAGAGCCAGCGCGAGTTCTGCCGCGGATGCGGCACGCAGCTCGTATTCAGGAGGTCGGAAGGCCCCGTAACCGTGGACGTCACGACCGCGAGCCTCGACGACCCTTCGCTCGTCCGCCCCGAGTACCATATATGGAGGGAAAGCAGAATAAAGTGGTTCGAGACCGCAGACAGTCTGCCGCGTCATGAGGATGCCGGTCCCGACAAGGAGTGA
- a CDS encoding cupin domain-containing protein, producing MGSIKKSVAVAGSVYKYLATGEDTGGAYSLFEALVPPKDPGPPPHIHRNEDEAFYVLKGRFTIFSGDEEFRAEPGDFISLPRGISHSFRSDSDEAGRLLVIVSPSGFEKFFDAVGEPVTDDTKFPPPPSEEHIRKIIEEAPKFGIQLIL from the coding sequence ATGGGTTCTATAAAGAAATCGGTAGCTGTCGCGGGTTCGGTTTATAAATACCTCGCCACGGGAGAGGACACGGGAGGTGCGTATTCCCTGTTCGAGGCTCTTGTGCCGCCCAAAGACCCGGGACCGCCGCCTCACATTCACCGGAACGAGGACGAAGCTTTTTACGTGCTCAAGGGCAGGTTCACTATATTTTCCGGCGATGAGGAATTCCGCGCAGAGCCGGGCGATTTCATATCGCTCCCCCGTGGGATAAGTCATTCGTTCAGGTCCGATTCCGATGAAGCCGGAAGGCTGCTCGTTATCGTGAGCCCTTCGGGGTTCGAGAAGTTCTTCGACGCCGTAGGCGAGCCGGTCACCGATGATACGAAGTTCCCTCCGCCGCCCTCGGAGGAGCACATACGGAAAATCATAGAGGAAGCGCCGAAGTTCGGAATACAGCTGATACTTTAG
- a CDS encoding cupin domain-containing protein, protein MDLRNKYGALSLGGQLYKFYMKGEDTDGAYAFFEVSVPPFDLGPPPHIHNNEDVAFYIVQGRFTFSLDENEFNAEPGDFVFLPRGRKHWLRNESDTIGRMLVFSSPAGFEKFYDATGIPVEDDTKLPSPPSHEELMRLVEEAPNFGIKMFL, encoded by the coding sequence ATGGATTTACGGAATAAGTACGGCGCCCTCTCGCTAGGGGGGCAACTTTACAAGTTTTACATGAAGGGTGAAGACACGGACGGGGCGTATGCGTTTTTCGAAGTGAGCGTCCCTCCCTTTGACCTGGGCCCTCCGCCTCATATACATAATAACGAGGACGTCGCGTTCTACATCGTACAAGGCCGGTTCACGTTTTCCCTCGATGAGAACGAATTCAACGCAGAGCCCGGCGACTTCGTGTTCCTGCCGAGGGGACGAAAGCACTGGCTCAGGAACGAATCAGACACGATAGGCAGGATGCTCGTATTCTCGAGCCCGGCGGGATTCGAGAAGTTCTACGACGCTACGGGCATACCCGTCGAGGACGACACTAAATTACCGTCTCCCCCATCACACGAAGAGCTCATGAGGCTCGTGGAGGAGGCGCCCAACTTCGGGATAAAGATGTTCCTCTGA
- a CDS encoding lytic polysaccharide monooxygenase — protein METPVSRIYNCYLEGPENPKSAACVAAVGAGGKQALYDWNGVNQANANDDHKAVVPDGELCSGGNELFKGMEIVRDDWHTTVISPGPDGNFEFVFLATAPHKTKYFRFFVTKDGYDPLGALKWSDLEAAPFCTVTSVELVNGRYRMKCPLPDKSGKGLIYAVWQRADSPEAFYTCMDVEFSGGTPVAWRSLGELRAHQDLAPGDKVTFRLFDAQSGDAGTYTVELGEGEAGAGDWPFFLAEEVNGNSTLVKIGVLGPDGNITPVHSSQENSVYVSSTAEYSFQVDIDMADNGGGDGGEGGGDGGGGCDCGCEGHPGGEADYVYPDGLGSYEEGTVVLGSDGDLYRCRPFPNSGWCNQSELYYAPGTGLAWGDAWVRLD, from the coding sequence ATGGAGACCCCTGTGAGCCGTATTTACAACTGTTATCTGGAAGGACCCGAAAACCCGAAATCGGCTGCATGCGTCGCAGCTGTCGGAGCGGGGGGAAAGCAGGCGCTATACGACTGGAACGGCGTAAACCAGGCGAACGCGAACGATGACCACAAGGCGGTCGTGCCTGACGGCGAGCTCTGCAGCGGGGGGAACGAGCTTTTCAAAGGCATGGAAATCGTGAGGGACGACTGGCATACGACGGTGATCTCGCCCGGTCCCGACGGGAATTTCGAATTCGTATTCCTGGCGACCGCCCCGCACAAGACGAAATATTTCAGGTTCTTCGTCACGAAGGACGGATATGATCCGCTCGGCGCTTTAAAATGGTCGGACCTCGAAGCCGCTCCGTTCTGCACGGTGACGAGCGTCGAGCTCGTAAACGGGAGGTACAGGATGAAGTGCCCGCTGCCTGATAAATCTGGAAAGGGCCTGATATACGCCGTATGGCAGAGGGCCGACAGCCCGGAAGCGTTCTACACCTGCATGGACGTTGAGTTCTCAGGCGGCACGCCTGTCGCGTGGAGGTCTCTCGGCGAATTGAGGGCGCATCAGGACCTCGCTCCCGGCGATAAGGTTACGTTCCGCCTCTTCGACGCGCAGTCGGGGGACGCGGGCACGTATACGGTCGAGCTCGGGGAGGGCGAGGCGGGAGCCGGGGACTGGCCCTTCTTTCTCGCTGAAGAAGTGAACGGGAATTCCACGCTCGTGAAAATAGGCGTGCTCGGTCCCGACGGGAATATAACGCCCGTCCACAGCTCGCAGGAGAACTCCGTTTACGTTTCCTCGACGGCCGAATACTCCTTCCAGGTGGACATCGATATGGCGGACAACGGGGGCGGGGACGGCGGAGAAGGCGGCGGAGACGGCGGGGGCGGATGCGACTGCGGATGCGAAGGGCACCCGGGAGGGGAAGCCGATTACGTCTATCCGGACGGCCTGGGCAGTTATGAGGAGGGTACCGTAGTGCTCGGTTCAGACGGGGACCTGTATCGGTGCAGGCCGTTCCCGAACTCTGGCTGGTGCAACCAGAGCGAGCTATACTACGCGCCGGGGACGGGACTCGCGTGGGGGGACGCGTGGGTCAGGCTCGATTGA
- a CDS encoding nodulation protein NodZ, which translates to MFLLKLLREHRKVIISCRNSGFGDNLLAAANAWYYAKNTGRALVIYWYHSRYLADKSENAFSHFFEIPASIEGVPIITASRIDRLSGFLLLHLHYLLPRPDPLMYFYRTTSKLGIRSDYRLTRRIRKRFDETDERLRAMADLNQRVIVTHGCFVPNEKLRPFFDALSLNEAYRTRADAFADAHFREKKVIGVHIRYYNQNMLPSDHTKYWLDQVNALSVCLDKIQKAAAGLEEQEYVVFLCTDSRLVHDFISGSIGNVVAYEKEFGRDSSKEMHEELPEETAAATVIEMFLLAKSDVLVRFPPGSWFSHYASLYAKNIIT; encoded by the coding sequence ATGTTTCTTCTGAAACTCCTGAGAGAACACAGGAAGGTTATTATTTCTTGCCGCAACAGCGGGTTCGGGGACAACCTGCTTGCGGCCGCCAATGCCTGGTATTACGCGAAAAACACGGGCAGGGCGCTCGTCATATACTGGTATCATTCACGCTACCTCGCCGATAAGAGCGAGAACGCCTTCTCTCATTTCTTTGAAATCCCCGCGAGCATCGAGGGCGTTCCCATAATAACCGCATCTCGCATTGACCGCTTGTCCGGCTTTCTCTTGTTGCACCTCCATTACCTGCTCCCGCGGCCTGACCCGCTTATGTACTTCTACAGGACGACGAGCAAGCTGGGCATACGTTCGGATTATCGTCTGACGCGGAGAATCCGTAAACGTTTCGACGAGACCGATGAAAGACTAAGGGCCATGGCCGATTTGAACCAGAGAGTCATCGTTACGCACGGCTGTTTCGTCCCGAACGAGAAACTCAGACCGTTCTTCGACGCGCTCTCGCTTAATGAGGCGTATCGAACCAGGGCGGATGCTTTTGCCGACGCGCATTTCAGGGAGAAGAAAGTCATTGGAGTGCATATAAGGTATTACAATCAAAACATGCTGCCTTCCGACCACACGAAATACTGGCTCGATCAGGTGAATGCACTCTCCGTGTGTCTGGATAAAATTCAGAAGGCGGCGGCCGGGCTCGAGGAACAGGAATACGTGGTTTTTCTATGCACTGATTCCCGTCTTGTCCATGATTTCATCTCAGGCTCCATAGGGAATGTAGTAGCGTATGAAAAGGAATTCGGCAGGGACAGCTCGAAAGAGATGCACGAGGAGCTGCCCGAAGAAACGGCGGCGGCTACCGTGATCGAGATGTTCCTGCTCGCGAAGAGCGACGTGCTCGTGAGGTTCCCGCCCGGGTCGTGGTTCTCTCACTACGCGAGCCTGTACGCGAAAAACATTATAACGTGA
- a CDS encoding nodulation protein NodZ: MFLLRLLFKKGKFVITRRNSGFGDNLISAANVWSYAKNTERTLVIAWVPSRYLTDKCENAFSHFFSVPETIGGVPVMVEDRVDWLSAFLINYSNIFLPFPDPLIFLYGLIHKLGFDPKHNLLTNRRSKRQVPIDRIIVNSEESVWKVFVTNGGHFTPYGHLRPFFDALQLKPEFRKEVDDFAGKHFRNKKVIGAHIRYYGQSLPHSDHTDSWLDEAGALASCIDKIREAAAGLEESEYIVFLCTDSGMVQDHISRSIGNVVTYEKEFGSDGSKELHHELPVETAAAAVIEMFLLAKSDALVRYPAWSWFSYYASLYAKEVIT; this comes from the coding sequence ATGTTTCTCCTCAGATTACTTTTCAAAAAAGGGAAATTTGTCATTACGCGGCGGAACAGCGGGTTTGGGGACAATTTAATATCGGCCGCGAATGTCTGGAGCTATGCGAAAAATACGGAACGTACCCTCGTCATTGCCTGGGTGCCTTCGAGGTACCTCACCGACAAATGCGAGAACGCCTTTAGCCATTTTTTCAGCGTCCCCGAAACTATCGGCGGGGTTCCGGTCATGGTCGAGGATAGGGTCGATTGGCTGTCGGCATTCCTCATCAACTACTCCAATATATTCCTGCCCTTCCCGGACCCGCTCATATTTCTCTACGGATTGATACACAAGCTGGGATTTGATCCCAAACACAATTTGCTGACTAACAGAAGAAGCAAGCGGCAGGTGCCCATTGACAGGATAATCGTTAACTCGGAAGAGTCCGTATGGAAAGTATTCGTTACCAACGGAGGCCATTTTACCCCGTACGGTCATCTGAGGCCTTTCTTCGATGCGCTGCAATTAAAACCCGAGTTCAGGAAGGAAGTGGACGACTTCGCAGGGAAACATTTCAGGAATAAAAAGGTGATAGGCGCGCATATACGTTACTACGGACAGAGCCTGCCCCATTCCGACCATACCGATTCATGGCTCGACGAAGCAGGCGCGCTTGCCTCATGTATTGACAAGATCAGGGAGGCCGCGGCGGGGCTCGAAGAATCGGAATATATAGTTTTTTTATGCACGGATTCCGGCATGGTCCAGGACCATATCAGCCGGTCTATCGGTAACGTGGTGACGTATGAAAAGGAATTCGGTAGTGACGGATCAAAGGAGCTCCACCATGAGCTCCCGGTCGAGACGGCTGCCGCTGCCGTAATAGAGATGTTCCTCCTTGCCAAAAGCGACGCCCTTGTGAGGTATCCGGCGTGGTCGTGGTTCTCTTATTACGCGAGCCTGTACGCGAAAGAAGTCATAACCTGA
- the gmd gene encoding GDP-mannose 4,6-dehydratase, with the protein MKKALITGITGQDGSYLAEFLLSKGYETHGLIRRSSTFNTERIDHIYVDPHVTGARLYLHYGDLSDSSNLTNLIYSIRPDEIYHLAAQSHVRVSFDMPEYSNDITGLGTVRILESIRRSGINCRFYQASSSEMFGASPPPQNENTEFRPRSPYACGKLMAHWTAVNYRDGYGIFAVGGILFNHESPRRGETFVTRKITKALANILAGKQDDLYLGNLDPKRDWGYAPEYVQSMWKMLQQDAPQSFVIGTGEMHSVREFVEEAFSYADLDWSKYVKTDPNYYRPTEVESLQADFGKAKEVLGWKPVIRFGDLVRIMVDADMRKAGLEPVGEGDRIIREKFPDRWWKRD; encoded by the coding sequence ATGAAAAAGGCTCTTATAACGGGGATAACGGGACAGGACGGGTCGTACCTGGCGGAGTTCCTTTTGTCGAAGGGGTACGAGACGCACGGCCTCATCAGGCGGTCGAGCACTTTCAATACGGAGAGGATCGACCATATATACGTCGATCCGCACGTGACCGGCGCCAGGCTTTACCTGCACTACGGGGACCTGAGCGATTCGAGCAACCTCACGAACCTCATTTACAGCATCAGGCCCGACGAGATATACCACCTCGCCGCGCAAAGCCACGTGCGCGTGAGCTTCGATATGCCCGAGTACAGTAACGATATAACGGGGCTCGGCACTGTGAGGATCCTCGAATCCATAAGGAGGAGCGGCATAAACTGCCGTTTCTACCAGGCGTCGAGCAGCGAGATGTTCGGGGCCTCACCCCCGCCGCAGAACGAGAACACCGAATTCCGTCCCAGGAGCCCCTACGCCTGCGGCAAGCTGATGGCGCACTGGACAGCCGTGAATTACCGGGACGGGTACGGCATCTTCGCCGTGGGAGGGATACTGTTTAACCACGAATCCCCGAGGAGGGGAGAGACTTTCGTCACGAGGAAGATCACGAAGGCGCTCGCGAATATACTCGCGGGCAAACAGGACGATCTCTACCTCGGGAACCTCGATCCCAAGCGCGACTGGGGCTACGCGCCCGAGTACGTACAGTCCATGTGGAAGATGCTCCAGCAGGATGCGCCACAGAGCTTCGTTATCGGGACCGGCGAGATGCATTCCGTAAGGGAATTCGTGGAGGAGGCCTTCTCGTACGCTGATCTCGACTGGAGCAAGTACGTGAAGACCGATCCCAACTATTACAGGCCGACGGAGGTCGAGAGCCTGCAGGCGGACTTCGGGAAGGCGAAGGAGGTCCTCGGCTGGAAGCCCGTGATAAGGTTCGGCGATCTCGTACGGATAATGGTCGACGCGGACATGAGGAAAGCGGGGCTAGAGCCGGTCGGGGAGGGGGACAGGATAATCAGGGAAAAATTCCCGGACAGGTGGTGGAAGAGGGATTGA